The following coding sequences are from one Sphingobium sp. Cam5-1 window:
- a CDS encoding DUF3617 domain-containing protein, with the protein MLKALAVFIPATLLLASCGDKLSGEPQTREEVKAQVEKVQLKPGQWEGAYTLEDIDMPNMPGGGDQMKEQMKNMMSRTSIKYCVSPEEAANPSGKMFSGQENKDCTYKGFDVSGGSVKGEIACKSENGTMNAVMSGDYAPESYEMHMDMKMSGAPNGMNMSMKAKTTGKWIAAECVAS; encoded by the coding sequence ATGCTTAAAGCCTTGGCCGTCTTTATTCCTGCCACGCTGTTGCTCGCCAGCTGCGGCGACAAGCTTTCCGGCGAACCGCAAACGCGCGAGGAAGTGAAAGCGCAAGTCGAAAAGGTGCAGCTGAAGCCCGGCCAGTGGGAAGGCGCCTATACGCTCGAGGATATCGACATGCCGAACATGCCCGGCGGTGGCGATCAGATGAAAGAGCAAATGAAGAACATGATGAGCCGCACCTCGATCAAATATTGCGTCTCTCCCGAAGAAGCGGCGAACCCCAGCGGCAAGATGTTCTCGGGTCAGGAAAACAAGGATTGCACGTACAAGGGCTTCGACGTCAGCGGCGGGTCGGTGAAGGGTGAGATCGCCTGCAAGTCGGAAAATGGCACGATGAATGCCGTCATGTCCGGCGACTACGCGCCGGAAAGCTATGAAATGCACATGGACATGAAGATGAGCGGTGCGCCCAATGGCATGAACATGAGCATGAAGGCGAAGACCACGGGCAAATGGATCGCCGCGGAATGCGTCGCATCCTGA
- a CDS encoding HNH endonuclease produces the protein MEGAEGFCWLCARPLSKRVEWHHPVPKSRGGRERVPVHPICHRAIHAQLSNVELARTRGDPAALRTHPGIARFLGWVAAKPPDFHAPTYRKR, from the coding sequence ATGGAGGGCGCGGAGGGCTTTTGCTGGCTCTGCGCGCGTCCTTTAAGCAAACGGGTTGAATGGCATCATCCGGTGCCGAAAAGCCGGGGCGGGCGCGAAAGGGTGCCCGTCCATCCAATCTGCCATCGCGCCATCCACGCGCAGCTCAGCAATGTGGAGCTTGCCCGAACGCGGGGCGATCCCGCCGCCCTTCGCACGCATCCCGGTATCGCCCGCTTTCTCGGCTGGGTCGCGGCCAAGCCGCCCGACTTCCACGCGCCGACCTACAGGAAACGCTAG
- a CDS encoding DUF3617 domain-containing protein, with protein MRKTILAALPLTMTLGLAGCGNEAPAPEAVEAPIVMKGGEWTITRKTTGYNTPTVTPEQYQVALKQVDEEKLCIAVDAKGTPDADALAGDEGKDCTYKDKLLRKGRLIATLSCKSGGATSEIVLEGNYTADTLTLGSTMTKTAGGSPVLRTTHDVTGKRTGECSKA; from the coding sequence ATGCGAAAGACGATATTGGCGGCGTTGCCGCTGACGATGACGCTTGGCTTGGCCGGATGCGGCAATGAGGCGCCTGCACCCGAAGCGGTCGAAGCGCCGATCGTGATGAAGGGGGGCGAATGGACGATCACCCGCAAGACCACGGGCTACAACACGCCGACTGTCACGCCCGAACAATATCAGGTCGCGCTGAAGCAGGTTGATGAGGAAAAGCTGTGCATCGCCGTCGATGCCAAGGGGACACCCGATGCCGATGCTCTGGCAGGGGATGAGGGCAAGGACTGCACTTATAAGGACAAGCTGCTGCGCAAGGGGCGGTTGATCGCGACTTTGTCCTGCAAGTCCGGCGGAGCGACATCGGAAATCGTGCTGGAGGGCAATTACACCGCCGACACGCTGACGCTGGGCAGCACCATGACGAAGACGGCCGGGGGCAGCCCGGTATTGCGCACCACCCATGACGTGACTGGTAAACGCACCGGAGAGTGCAGCAAGGCTTGA
- a CDS encoding MBL fold metallo-hydrolase, translating to MGRIIGKVFRGAGIGLLFLVIALCLAITIIPPFLDRIYYDGPVSGHYDGEHFFNPDGEIEFSGPPGTNRRGFLLRWLTGQDERPEWPLTVTVKPTRPPAFAAPRGMVATWVGHATVLVQAAGINILTDPTWSDYASPFPPLGPKRVAQPGIRMDDLPKIDLIIVSHNHYDHMDIPTLKKLWERDRPKIIVSLGNDRILKDNGIPAIALDWGQSVTGAALKNLGTQTVIQCENYEHCPDYRVHVLRNHHWSSRWGTDRNRALWSSFLIETRAGNIFFAGDTGAGDMAWPTEAARFGPIRLAMIPIGAFRFWPGQMEADSHIGPQRAVEVFEKLKASTAIPIHWGTFRLSYEKWDTPPRMLELFLKCEGIKRQRFAPLRIGQSIQVPAYSAVPHSPKRCDQRAIRALQ from the coding sequence ATGGGCCGCATCATCGGAAAAGTCTTTCGCGGAGCGGGCATCGGGCTGCTGTTTCTCGTAATTGCCTTGTGCCTTGCGATCACGATCATCCCGCCCTTTCTCGACCGCATCTATTATGACGGGCCGGTCAGCGGCCATTATGACGGCGAGCACTTCTTCAATCCCGATGGCGAGATCGAGTTTTCCGGTCCTCCGGGGACGAACCGCCGGGGCTTTCTCCTCCGCTGGCTGACGGGTCAGGACGAACGTCCCGAATGGCCGCTGACGGTCACAGTAAAGCCGACGCGCCCGCCAGCCTTCGCCGCGCCGCGCGGCATGGTGGCGACATGGGTCGGCCATGCCACGGTGCTGGTGCAGGCGGCGGGGATCAATATCCTTACCGACCCCACCTGGTCCGACTATGCGAGCCCCTTCCCACCGCTAGGACCAAAGCGGGTCGCGCAGCCGGGCATCCGGATGGATGATCTGCCCAAGATCGACCTCATCATCGTCAGCCACAATCATTACGACCATATGGACATCCCCACGCTCAAGAAGCTGTGGGAACGAGATCGGCCCAAGATCATCGTCAGTCTGGGCAATGATCGCATCCTGAAGGACAATGGCATTCCGGCGATCGCGCTGGATTGGGGCCAGTCCGTGACGGGGGCTGCCCTCAAAAATTTGGGGACGCAAACAGTCATCCAGTGCGAAAATTACGAACATTGCCCCGACTATCGCGTCCATGTGCTGCGCAATCATCATTGGAGCAGTCGGTGGGGCACTGACCGCAACCGCGCATTATGGTCGAGTTTCCTCATCGAAACGCGCGCGGGCAACATCTTCTTCGCGGGCGACACGGGGGCTGGCGACATGGCATGGCCCACCGAAGCGGCGCGGTTCGGCCCGATCCGCCTCGCGATGATCCCGATCGGTGCTTTCCGCTTCTGGCCGGGGCAGATGGAGGCGGACTCGCATATCGGGCCGCAGCGCGCTGTCGAGGTGTTCGAAAAGCTCAAGGCATCGACCGCCATTCCCATCCACTGGGGCACATTCCGGCTGTCTTATGAAAAATGGGACACACCGCCCCGCATGCTGGAGCTTTTCCTGAAATGCGAAGGCATAAAGCGGCAGCGCTTTGCGCCGTTGCGGATCGGCCAGTCCATCCAGGTGCCTGCCTATTCCGCCGTGCCGCATAGTCCAAAACGATGCGACCAACGCGCCATCCGGGCATTGCAATAG
- a CDS encoding iron-containing redox enzyme family protein produces the protein MATRFVAPECASQFLQQSFQERLSHWNRQRLAPSYPEDWESRFRQDEAMLRLEHGFMEELRALVRDRAAQAPTDPKGFIQWFEALEQTGPGQHDALFPWLADHASRDEIRWFLTQEAAGEAGFDDLVALTQVKLPDSAKLELARNYWDEMGRGQEKGMHGPMLAQLVTTLELKPTIETTVWESLALANAMTAMATQRCYAWHSVGALGAIELTAPGRSAHTARALRRIGLSQSERRYFDLHAVLDVKHSRDWNELAIKPLVAEDPRRAVAIAEGALMRLSCGERCFNRYRSHFGLEQG, from the coding sequence GTGGCTACCCGTTTCGTCGCACCCGAGTGCGCATCGCAATTTCTTCAACAAAGTTTTCAGGAACGCCTCAGTCATTGGAACCGGCAACGTCTCGCGCCATCCTATCCGGAGGATTGGGAAAGCCGGTTCCGTCAGGATGAAGCCATGCTGCGGCTAGAGCACGGTTTCATGGAGGAGTTACGCGCCCTAGTCCGCGACCGCGCGGCGCAGGCTCCAACCGATCCCAAAGGCTTCATCCAATGGTTCGAGGCGTTGGAGCAGACTGGCCCCGGCCAGCATGACGCGCTGTTTCCCTGGCTCGCTGACCATGCGTCGCGGGACGAAATCCGCTGGTTCCTGACGCAGGAAGCCGCCGGTGAAGCTGGCTTTGACGATCTCGTCGCCCTGACGCAGGTAAAGCTGCCCGATTCCGCCAAGCTGGAACTTGCGCGCAACTATTGGGACGAAATGGGGCGCGGTCAGGAAAAGGGCATGCATGGCCCCATGCTGGCGCAGTTGGTCACAACGTTGGAACTGAAGCCGACGATCGAGACCACTGTCTGGGAAAGCCTGGCGCTGGCTAACGCGATGACTGCGATGGCGACGCAGCGCTGCTATGCCTGGCACAGCGTCGGCGCGTTGGGCGCGATCGAACTGACCGCGCCGGGCCGATCGGCGCACACCGCGCGCGCCTTGCGACGAATTGGGCTAAGCCAGTCGGAGCGACGATATTTTGATCTGCATGCGGTGCTGGACGTCAAGCATAGTCGCGACTGGAACGAGCTGGCGATCAAGCCGCTGGTGGCGGAGGACCCTCGCCGCGCCGTCGCAATCGCGGAAGGCGCGTTGATGCGCCTTAGCTGTGGCGAGCGCTGCTTCAACCGCTACCGTAGCCATTTCGGGCTGGAGCAAGGGTGA
- a CDS encoding ATP-dependent DNA ligase: MTQADPKGLALPLPMEARLVSELPTPPGWLYEPKWDGFRAVVGRDGARADIRSKSGKSLARFFPEIIDALLATTERRYVLDGELILPLNGVPSFDALQQRLHPAESRIARLSRETPAQLMLFDCLALGKSDLMDAPLRERRKALKRFHAKNGTEMLLLSPASERIEDADGWLEGSGGALDGIIAKQLDLPYRSGERAMMKMKNYRSADCVVGGFRRTADGRGAASLLLGLYDEGGKLNHVGFTSGFKADERPLLLQRLEPIAGGSGFTGKAPGGPSRWNKGEESVWEPLAPELVVEVIYDQVTGGRFRHGTRFLRWRPDKAPRQCTCDQLQMELRPAEIDQLLGG; the protein is encoded by the coding sequence ATGACGCAGGCCGACCCCAAGGGATTGGCCTTGCCGCTGCCGATGGAGGCGCGGCTCGTGTCCGAACTGCCCACCCCGCCGGGATGGCTATATGAGCCCAAATGGGATGGCTTTCGTGCGGTCGTGGGCCGCGATGGAGCGCGAGCCGACATCCGATCCAAATCCGGCAAGTCATTGGCGCGTTTCTTTCCGGAGATCATCGATGCACTGCTCGCGACGACCGAGCGCCGCTATGTGCTGGACGGCGAGTTGATCCTGCCGCTGAACGGCGTGCCGTCCTTCGATGCGTTGCAGCAGCGGCTGCACCCGGCGGAGAGCAGGATAGCGCGCCTGTCCCGCGAAACCCCGGCGCAGCTTATGCTGTTCGACTGTCTCGCCCTGGGCAAGAGCGACCTCATGGACGCGCCGTTGCGGGAACGGCGAAAGGCGCTGAAGCGCTTTCACGCGAAGAATGGGACCGAGATGCTGCTTCTGTCCCCTGCCAGTGAGCGGATCGAGGATGCCGACGGCTGGCTGGAAGGCAGCGGCGGCGCGCTCGACGGGATCATCGCCAAGCAACTGGACCTTCCCTATCGATCCGGCGAACGCGCGATGATGAAGATGAAAAATTATCGCAGCGCGGACTGTGTGGTTGGTGGTTTCCGCCGCACGGCTGATGGGCGCGGCGCCGCATCCTTGCTGCTGGGCCTCTATGATGAGGGGGGCAAGCTAAACCATGTGGGCTTCACCTCCGGGTTTAAAGCGGATGAGCGTCCCCTCCTGCTACAACGCCTTGAGCCGATAGCGGGAGGCTCGGGCTTCACCGGCAAGGCACCGGGTGGGCCAAGCCGCTGGAACAAGGGCGAGGAAAGCGTCTGGGAGCCTCTAGCTCCGGAACTGGTTGTGGAAGTGATCTACGATCAGGTGACCGGCGGGCGCTTTCGCCATGGCACAAGGTTTCTGCGCTGGCGGCCGGACAAGGCGCCGCGCCAATGCACATGTGATCAGTTGCAGATGGAACTGCGCCCGGCCGAGATCGATCAATTGCTTGGCGGTTGA
- the xth gene encoding exodeoxyribonuclease III has translation MRIATYNVNGVNGRLPVLLRWLEQAEPDIICLQELKAPQENFPEHAIRDAGYDAVWHGQSRWNGVAILSRVGAIHETRRGLPGDPNDVQSRYIEAAVNGVLIACLYLPNGNPRPGPKFDFKLRWFERLHAHMASLIDVDAPVIVAGDYNVMPTDLDVYAPDRWRDDALFAPEVRAAYQRLLDQGWRDAIRQLHPDEVIYSFWKYWRGAFERNAGLRIDHALLNPVAAARLVSAEVDTRPRAWEKTSDHAPVVITLDLGGAEP, from the coding sequence ATGAGGATCGCGACCTATAATGTGAATGGCGTGAACGGGCGCCTCCCGGTGCTGCTGCGGTGGCTGGAGCAAGCTGAGCCCGACATTATATGCTTGCAGGAGTTGAAAGCACCGCAGGAGAATTTTCCTGAGCACGCCATCCGGGACGCGGGATATGATGCAGTCTGGCACGGGCAGAGCCGGTGGAATGGCGTCGCGATCCTGAGCCGGGTTGGCGCCATCCATGAAACCCGGCGCGGATTGCCCGGCGATCCTAATGATGTGCAGAGCCGCTATATCGAAGCGGCGGTGAACGGGGTCCTCATAGCCTGCCTGTACCTTCCCAATGGCAACCCCCGTCCCGGCCCCAAGTTCGACTTCAAGCTCCGCTGGTTCGAACGGCTGCACGCGCATATGGCCTCGCTCATCGACGTGGACGCGCCGGTGATCGTCGCGGGCGACTATAATGTGATGCCGACCGACCTTGACGTGTATGCGCCCGACCGGTGGCGCGACGATGCCCTGTTCGCGCCGGAGGTTCGCGCCGCCTACCAGCGCCTCCTCGATCAGGGATGGAGAGACGCAATACGGCAGCTACACCCCGATGAGGTGATCTATAGCTTCTGGAAATATTGGCGTGGCGCCTTTGAGCGCAATGCCGGTCTGCGGATCGATCATGCGCTGCTGAACCCGGTTGCCGCCGCAAGGCTGGTCAGCGCGGAGGTCGATACCCGGCCTCGCGCCTGGGAAAAGACCAGCGATCATGCGCCGGTCGTCATCACGCTCGACTTGGGTGGAGCCGAGCCATGA
- a CDS encoding alpha-ketoglutarate-dependent dioxygenase AlkB, protein MTQPGLFDAPLIPGLDYREDMLTRDEEAMLIMKMDALPLSPFRFQGWIGKRLTLSLGWTYDFDNGRFGPSDPIPSWLQPIKARAAGFADVADADLVQALLIRYDPGAGIGWHRDRPVFEHVIGISLGSPTTLRFRRRTAKGFDRLSVPVTARSIYHLSGEARHEWEHSIAGMDVPRWSITFRSLTAKGAEMARA, encoded by the coding sequence ATGACGCAGCCGGGCCTGTTCGACGCGCCGCTGATCCCCGGACTGGATTATCGCGAGGATATGCTGACCCGCGATGAGGAAGCGATGCTCATCATGAAGATGGACGCGCTGCCCCTGTCGCCATTTCGTTTTCAAGGATGGATCGGAAAGCGGCTGACACTATCGCTCGGGTGGACTTATGATTTTGACAATGGCCGCTTTGGCCCAAGCGACCCTATTCCGTCATGGCTTCAACCAATCAAGGCGCGCGCCGCCGGGTTTGCCGACGTGGCAGATGCCGACCTGGTGCAGGCATTGTTGATCCGATACGATCCCGGCGCTGGCATAGGCTGGCACAGGGACCGGCCGGTCTTCGAACATGTTATCGGGATTTCATTGGGCAGTCCCACGACATTGCGCTTTCGCAGACGCACGGCGAAGGGATTCGACCGCCTGTCCGTTCCTGTTACCGCTCGATCCATCTATCATCTGTCCGGCGAAGCACGGCATGAATGGGAGCATAGCATCGCGGGCATGGACGTACCCCGCTGGTCGATCACCTTTCGCTCGCTGACCGCCAAGGGCGCTGAAATGGCACGCGCCTAA
- a CDS encoding alpha/beta fold hydrolase — MHIETREGHVIHVKDMGSGHPVILIHGWPLTGDMWEYQTLALLESGYRVITYDRRGFGQSGHPADGYNYDVFADDLAAVIDRVGAPKVSLVGFSMGGGEIARYLSRHGSAKVDRVTLISSVVPYLLKDDSNPDGVDESALDQMQAQVREDRFAFLQTFAKTFYGIGLVSKPVSSALLDWTFMLAIMASPKATIDCIHAFGRTDFRPDLGAFTVPTLIIHGTSDKTVPIDPTGRAAAAAIPGAQLIEYDGEPHGLFATAPDRLNADLLSFLAQ, encoded by the coding sequence ATGCATATCGAAACCCGCGAAGGTCATGTCATCCATGTGAAGGACATGGGGTCGGGCCACCCGGTAATCCTGATCCACGGCTGGCCCCTGACCGGCGACATGTGGGAATATCAGACGCTTGCACTGCTGGAGTCGGGCTATCGCGTAATCACCTATGATCGTCGCGGTTTCGGGCAATCGGGTCATCCCGCCGATGGCTATAATTATGACGTTTTCGCGGACGATCTCGCCGCCGTCATTGATAGGGTGGGCGCGCCCAAAGTCTCCCTCGTCGGATTTTCCATGGGAGGCGGCGAAATCGCGCGATACCTGTCGCGCCATGGTTCGGCAAAGGTGGACAGGGTAACGCTTATCAGCTCTGTCGTGCCGTATCTTCTGAAGGATGATAGTAATCCCGACGGTGTCGATGAATCGGCACTGGACCAGATGCAGGCGCAGGTGCGCGAAGACCGTTTCGCTTTCCTGCAAACCTTCGCCAAAACCTTCTACGGCATCGGCCTTGTTTCCAAACCTGTCAGCAGCGCCTTGCTCGACTGGACGTTCATGCTGGCAATCATGGCCAGCCCCAAGGCTACGATCGATTGCATCCACGCCTTTGGCCGAACCGATTTCCGGCCCGACCTGGGCGCGTTCACCGTCCCGACGCTCATCATCCATGGGACGAGCGACAAGACGGTGCCGATCGATCCGACCGGGCGAGCAGCGGCCGCCGCGATCCCGGGGGCGCAGCTAATCGAATATGATGGCGAACCGCATGGCCTGTTCGCTACCGCGCCGGATCGGTTGAACGCCGATCTGCTGAGCTTCCTCGCGCAATAA
- the katG gene encoding catalase/peroxidase HPI — MDAKTGESPLGCPMKEPAALRSLLGRTNRDWWPNQLSLEILHQDGAHANPMGESFDYAKEFASLDLEAVKKDLHALMTDSQPWWPADYGHYGPFFIRMAWHSAGTYRTGDGRGGASSGGQRFAPLNSWPDNANLDKARRLLWPIKQKYGRKLSWADLMILTGNVAIESMGGPVFGFGGGREDVWEPEKDIYWGTEEQWVGHPDNQTRIQPDKEMALENPLAAIQMGLIYVNPEGPGGNPDPLLSARDIRETFARMGMNDEETLALTAGGHTFGKAHGAGDASKIGAEPEGADIAQQGLGWQSGHESGVGDHTITSGIEGAWTPTPIQWDMSFFHMLLDYDYELVKSPAGAHQWQPINQKPEDMAPGAHSPDRRLPTMMTTADMAFKMDPEYRKIADRFRNDPDAFADAFARAWFKLCHRDMGPKSRYLGSDVPAEDLIWQDPIPAADYALIEQADVAALKQEIASSGLTVSELVQTAWASASTFRGSDKRGGANGGRIRLAPQKDWEVNQPDQLARVLGVMEGVKAKFEGAASGGKKVSIADLIILGGSVGIEKAAKDAGYDVTVPFTPGRTDASQEQTDVEGFAVLEPKVDGFRNYLPVSYRVPVEELLIDRANLLRLSAPQMTVLVGGLRVLGVNHGGSKHGVFTDRPGQLTNDFFVNLLDMGTAWKAESDKGDVFVGSCRDSGEQKWTGTRVDLIFGSNSQLRALSEVYASADAGRKFVDDFIAAWVKVMDADRFDLQRSALTATA, encoded by the coding sequence ATGGACGCGAAAACTGGTGAAAGCCCGCTGGGCTGCCCAATGAAGGAACCAGCTGCGCTGCGGTCACTGCTGGGGCGCACCAACCGCGACTGGTGGCCGAATCAATTATCCCTCGAAATCCTTCATCAAGATGGCGCGCACGCCAATCCGATGGGTGAGTCCTTCGACTATGCGAAGGAGTTCGCGTCGCTCGACCTGGAAGCGGTCAAGAAGGACCTCCACGCGCTGATGACCGACAGCCAGCCATGGTGGCCCGCTGATTATGGGCATTACGGCCCCTTCTTCATCCGCATGGCCTGGCATAGCGCTGGCACCTATCGCACCGGCGACGGACGCGGCGGTGCTTCGTCGGGCGGACAGCGTTTCGCGCCGCTCAACAGCTGGCCGGACAATGCCAATCTCGACAAGGCGCGCCGCCTGCTGTGGCCGATCAAGCAGAAATATGGCCGCAAGCTGTCTTGGGCCGACCTGATGATCCTGACCGGCAACGTCGCCATTGAATCGATGGGCGGTCCCGTCTTCGGCTTCGGCGGCGGACGTGAAGATGTGTGGGAACCGGAGAAGGATATCTACTGGGGCACGGAAGAACAGTGGGTCGGTCATCCCGACAACCAGACCCGCATCCAGCCCGACAAGGAAATGGCGCTGGAAAACCCTCTCGCGGCGATCCAGATGGGCCTGATCTACGTTAATCCGGAAGGACCGGGCGGCAATCCCGATCCGTTGCTGTCCGCGCGGGACATTCGCGAAACCTTTGCGCGCATGGGCATGAATGACGAAGAGACGCTGGCGCTGACCGCTGGCGGCCACACCTTCGGCAAGGCGCATGGCGCAGGCGATGCTTCGAAGATCGGCGCGGAGCCCGAAGGCGCGGACATCGCGCAGCAGGGCCTTGGCTGGCAGAGCGGTCATGAAAGCGGCGTCGGCGATCACACGATCACCAGCGGCATCGAGGGGGCGTGGACGCCAACCCCGATCCAGTGGGACATGAGCTTCTTCCACATGCTGCTCGATTATGACTATGAGCTGGTGAAGAGTCCGGCGGGCGCGCATCAGTGGCAGCCCATCAACCAGAAGCCGGAGGACATGGCGCCGGGCGCGCATAGCCCCGACAGGCGGCTGCCGACGATGATGACCACGGCGGACATGGCGTTCAAGATGGACCCCGAATATCGCAAGATCGCCGATCGCTTCCGCAATGACCCGGACGCGTTCGCCGACGCCTTCGCACGCGCCTGGTTCAAGCTGTGCCATCGCGATATGGGACCCAAGAGCCGCTACCTCGGGAGCGATGTTCCTGCGGAGGATTTGATCTGGCAGGACCCGATCCCAGCGGCGGACTATGCCCTGATCGAGCAGGCAGACGTGGCCGCGCTCAAGCAGGAGATCGCGTCGTCCGGGCTGACCGTATCGGAACTGGTGCAGACCGCATGGGCTTCGGCATCCACTTTCCGGGGATCGGACAAGCGTGGCGGCGCCAATGGCGGACGCATCCGCCTTGCCCCGCAAAAGGATTGGGAGGTCAACCAGCCTGATCAGCTGGCCCGCGTGCTGGGTGTGATGGAGGGTGTCAAGGCCAAGTTCGAGGGCGCAGCTTCCGGCGGCAAGAAGGTCAGCATCGCCGACCTCATCATTCTGGGCGGCTCTGTCGGCATCGAAAAGGCGGCGAAGGATGCGGGGTATGATGTGACCGTGCCCTTCACGCCGGGCCGCACCGACGCGTCGCAGGAGCAGACCGATGTCGAAGGCTTTGCCGTGCTGGAGCCGAAGGTGGACGGGTTCCGCAATTATCTGCCGGTCAGCTATCGCGTACCCGTGGAGGAACTACTGATCGACCGCGCCAACCTGCTGCGGCTCAGCGCGCCTCAGATGACGGTGCTGGTGGGCGGCCTGCGGGTGCTGGGCGTCAATCATGGCGGATCGAAGCATGGCGTATTCACTGATCGACCGGGCCAGCTGACCAACGACTTCTTCGTTAACCTGCTCGACATGGGTACGGCGTGGAAGGCGGAAAGCGATAAGGGCGATGTGTTCGTCGGCAGCTGCCGCGATTCCGGCGAGCAGAAGTGGACGGGCACGCGCGTCGATCTGATCTTTGGATCGAACTCGCAGCTTCGCGCTTTGTCGGAAGTCTATGCGTCGGCCGATGCAGGGCGCAAGTTCGTCGATGACTTCATCGCCGCATGGGTCAAGGTGATGGACGCTGACAGGTTCGACCTTCAACGATCGGCACTGACCGCCACCGCCTGA
- a CDS encoding DUF2189 domain-containing protein, protein MAITHPADLASNRDDYEIRKIGFDDLRISLRQGWEDFQAKRGDLVFIGLIYPVVVLFAILVASRVSILPLLFPLLAGSVLFSPALASGFYELARRREHGLDSRWRHFLDVVRGPSAPSLFDLTSITALLFLGWLAAAWFIYNATVGRFGPEVVSSFGAFVNAVFGTAEGWQMIIVGNLVGLCFAIITLAVSVVSFPMIIDKKVSWGNALRTSVRVARTSPVTVAAWGLIVVGLLILGALPGLVGLAVVLPLLGYSTWHLYTRAVVR, encoded by the coding sequence ATGGCGATTACGCATCCAGCTGATCTGGCTTCCAATCGGGACGATTATGAAATCCGCAAGATCGGCTTTGATGATCTGCGTATCTCGTTGCGGCAGGGCTGGGAAGATTTTCAGGCCAAGCGCGGCGATCTGGTGTTCATTGGGCTGATCTATCCTGTGGTCGTGCTGTTCGCCATTTTGGTCGCCAGCCGCGTGTCGATCCTGCCGCTGCTGTTTCCGCTGCTCGCGGGTTCCGTCCTGTTCAGTCCTGCCTTGGCCAGCGGCTTTTATGAACTCGCACGGCGCCGGGAACATGGACTGGATTCCCGCTGGCGCCATTTCCTGGACGTGGTCCGGGGGCCGTCGGCGCCGTCGCTGTTCGATCTGACCAGCATTACGGCCTTGCTGTTCCTAGGATGGCTGGCCGCCGCCTGGTTTATCTATAATGCGACCGTGGGCCGGTTTGGACCTGAAGTCGTTTCATCCTTTGGGGCCTTTGTGAACGCGGTGTTCGGAACCGCCGAAGGTTGGCAGATGATCATCGTCGGCAATCTTGTCGGCCTGTGTTTCGCCATCATCACGCTGGCGGTCAGCGTGGTGTCCTTCCCGATGATCATCGATAAAAAGGTCAGTTGGGGCAACGCGCTGCGGACATCGGTTCGGGTGGCCCGCACCAGTCCCGTGACCGTAGCGGCCTGGGGGCTGATCGTGGTCGGGCTGTTGATCCTTGGCGCGTTGCCGGGGCTCGTCGGGCTTGCCGTCGTGCTGCCGCTGCTGGGATATTCGACCTGGCATCTTTACACGCGCGCGGTCGTGCGCTGA
- a CDS encoding c-type cytochrome, which yields MNRMRWLVTGLCVVGATGALWSFNWFAGRLYPDADAGSLAYKPADDMPPRVDMASVQRDWPSSLGDPGEGNRLIAYHRDMRGKAPAPSSGAGAAPAAAPVDLGTLLASADANAGKAKTQLCASCHDFGQGGPNRIGPNLWGVVGRPVGSHAGFAYSPAMKAHGGSWTYDQLFAFLASPMRNVPGTKMSFAGLRRPEDRAAVIKYLATLGGGAPPLPKPAAQAGQ from the coding sequence ATGAACCGGATGCGCTGGCTGGTGACGGGGCTGTGCGTCGTGGGGGCCACGGGCGCGCTGTGGAGCTTCAACTGGTTTGCCGGGCGGCTTTATCCAGATGCCGATGCAGGCTCGCTTGCCTACAAGCCCGCCGACGACATGCCGCCGCGCGTGGACATGGCGTCGGTGCAGCGGGACTGGCCGTCCAGCCTTGGCGACCCAGGCGAAGGCAACCGGCTGATCGCCTATCATCGGGATATGCGGGGCAAAGCACCTGCGCCATCGTCCGGCGCTGGCGCGGCTCCTGCGGCGGCGCCAGTCGATCTTGGCACATTGCTCGCCAGCGCGGACGCGAATGCTGGCAAGGCGAAGACGCAGCTCTGCGCCAGTTGCCACGACTTTGGCCAGGGAGGACCGAACCGCATCGGGCCTAATCTGTGGGGCGTGGTAGGGCGACCGGTCGGTAGCCATGCAGGTTTTGCCTATTCCCCTGCGATGAAAGCGCATGGGGGCAGTTGGACCTACGACCAGCTATTCGCGTTCCTCGCCTCGCCGATGCGGAATGTGCCGGGAACGAAGATGAGCTTTGCAGGGCTTCGCCGTCCGGAAGATCGGGCGGCTGTCATCAAATATCTGGCGACGTTGGGAGGCGGAGCGCCACCCCTGCCGAAACCGGCCGCGCAAGCCGGTCAATGA